The following nucleotide sequence is from Drosophila takahashii strain IR98-3 E-12201 chromosome 3L, DtakHiC1v2, whole genome shotgun sequence.
atagaaattcaaataataattgcATAAAAAATCTCTAGAAACTCTGTGACGCACAGAAAGTACATATTTCCCAGCCAAGTGATGTCACAGTCTCtagagatttctgtgacaccaaATGTAAACGGCGGCGCCTGGCAGCCCCCTTGGGGACTATGAAATTGGCTCCCAAGCGCCGGCCGCTGGTCGCGCATACATACGGGATCGTGCAGCTTCTTGATGCCCTCGATGATCGCCTGGTAGGAGAAGTCCAGCTGGTCGGCGGTCTGAATTAGGCCCATGCGATAGCTGCGCAGCTCGCACAGCACCTTGGACACATTGCACTCGCCGTACTTGTCGATCAGCACGAGGCAGCAGTCCACGAGGCAGAAGGTGCCCGATCTTCCAATCCCAGCGCTGCAGTGCACCACAGCGGGTCCCACGTCGCGGCTGAGGCAGTCGGAGTCGCGCACCTGCTGCAAGAACTTGAGGAATGCATTCGGCGAACTGGGAATGCCAAAGTCCGGCCATGTTGTGTAGTGGAACTGCATCACCTCGCGACTCTGCTGCGTTTCGAGATCGGTTAGTctgtaattatattaaaattaaattaattgatgATGTAGGTAGGAAGAGATATCTTCAAAGATGACTTACTTGAACCACCGGCGCACGAAATTCTGGTAGGTCTCGCATTTTACGAGCTCCACGGTGAGCTTAACATTGGGCAGCTTGAGGGCCTTGTCGGCTCCCATTTCGTTGGGCCAGTAGAGGTGGCATTTGATCTGCTTCTTCTCCATCAGCTTGTTGAGCATCAGGATCGCCTTGGACTTTTGCTCCCAGACCATCAGCCAGAAGTGGCCCACTGTGTCCACCAGCGGTCCCTGGGTCAGGATGTACTGACGCTCGGCGCGCTCCAGCTGAGGAAAGAGATCGATACAAGcgttaaattaagtaaaaaaaacaagagagaatgctatagtcgggttggtgtcccgactatctaatacccgtcactcagctaaagggagtgtgaacgctgtgtcgggttggtgtcccgactaataatcgtaactcagctaaagggagtgcgagggagatagatatatgttgacaatttataaagcgtataactttttaatgaatggtccgatttgaaaaatgacttctacatttcgataggtataaatatacacaacaaaattgcatttatacttctcggaaatccttaaagatgtgggcgcaggacccattttaaaatcgttagtgggcgattgtgggcgttagagggggcgtggcgctcggctaaaataaacttgcgctgcgtaggaagccaaagaatatgtgtgggaaatctcaaccttctagcttttgtagtttctgagatctcagcgttcatacagacggacagacagacagacggacagacggacagacggacagacggacatggctagatcgactcggctagtgaccctgatcaagaatatatatactttatggggtcggaaacgcttccttctagctgttacatacttttgcacgaatctagtatacccttttactctacgagtaacgggtataataaattataaacgcGACCCACCTTCACCAGGTTGGCATTGATGTAGTCCACGCTGCCGCGCTCCAAAACAATGCGGGAATGGTCATATGGGTTCACATCCCGATAGCGATTCAGGCCGCGATTCGTGTGACGCTCCGATTCCGATGTGCTGAACTGTTTCTCCTTCGCCTCCCGGTCGCAGCGCTCGCAAATTTCCTGGAATTCCAAAATACAGGCGATTAGTCTAATCGAAATTACCACCCATAACAACAAGAGGTTGAGGTGAATTTTCAAGTTATCAGTTGATTGGATGGCAATGAATTAAGGGATTGCGGCGttctaaatttttgaaattgaattttaggCCTATAATCAGCAAGTTCTTAAAATACAATGCCCCATAAAAATACTGTGAAAATTTATATTCTTTCTAGGAATTAGTTAATGACACAATAAAACGTTTCGTTCATATTCAAATAGCTAGTCGAACCCGGTTTGAAGTGTATTTTTGTGGAAAATATGGGTTTCTTGGTAATCGATCATAAAAGCTTAATTTTTTAAGCACTTTTTAAGACCTTAAGTCTATATTATTTAACTATGTTTATCAAAAGATGTGACTCAACGCATTCTttgataaatacaaattaaagtaaacaaataatagcattaaattaattcgtattgtttaacaaatatataggaattttcaaagtatttaattttctagccactttaaaaatacaaaaatattccaGCAAGTTATTAAACATGTAAACTTCGCTTTTAGATCAAATTTAAGACTCATGGAATTCCGAGAAGAACTTAAATATGACATATTCATATTTTAGTATGTCTAGGAAatgaaacaaacaatttccTAGTAAACGAattgtaagaaaaataattacaaatacaGAATTTCCCAGTTTATGATAATGGCGAAGTATATTCCACTCTTGGCTTTGCGAAAGAAACGAACCTTTAGCAATTTCCACCCATAAATAGAATGGGGGTTGCCCCACTTGGCCGTGATTCACCACCTGGCCCACTCACCAGGGGCTTCTCTGGACTGCCAAGCCCTCCTCCGGCTGCAAACTTTGACTGTGAGGGGATTGGGTGGTAACTAGAACCTTGCCAAATACTCAATACCGAATACCGGAGCCCACCCAGCCAACAAAGCGGGCGTGACTAATTAGCCAGGCTGTCGTTAATGGCATTATCTTGGGCATGACCGTTTGCCGGCTTTATCAGCCGaatgtacatatatgtgtGTCTATATAATTGCTGGCACAGCTGTAAAGTGTCATGGACAATCGAACCATCGAAAACTAAACACCGAAAGCAAGGTCAATGGCGCCGTTCCTCCGAAAACTCGGCTCAAAAGTCAGCGGATATCTTAATCACATGCCTGCAAATCCGTTGATGAGTAATATATAACCAGacagtgaaaaataaaaagccatTTCATACTGTTTCTCCTGCAGCTCGAAAATCAGATGTTAATTGTCAGTTCGTCATGTTTCAAAAGTGAATCAGCTGTTATGAAATTCACTTTTGTAAACTCCAAAACTCTTACGTAATCTCCAAATCTGATGGGGAGGGCAATGTCCGATAAGCTGGAATTCTTAGAGAGGAATATTACTGGCATATCGCCGCTATCGATTGATAATTCTTTAGAAACGGAAAGTAAACTGGGGTTGCATTCGGTATTCTTCGAAATTCATCAATTCAAAGTATTTTCTATAATATTATCAATTGTTTGACGTGTGATAATCAACATGTCACGTGAGTGAAGAATATGCGCTGATAACTGGTGgtatttattcaaatatttgctAATCATAAAGACATTTCTCGGAATTCATATTTGCCATCTGTTGCCCGTGCGTAATTTATTCTGCACTAAACTGGAcctgttattatttatttaaatgggtACCAACTTTGATATTTGATTTCAAGCATCGAGAAAGAGAAAACAGTTCTTCAGCTCCATTGAACATTAAGTCTTGGGCCGTTTACCGCAgctaaaaactgttttttatgCTCTGTGGCTATCCAGGTGACTCTTCTTATAAGAATGGCGAAATCTCGGGGTCTTGAATTTCCAAAGCGTGTCGCTCAAActgttttattgttattatttttttctgctttgcaTTGCAGCGCTGGAAGACAAGCGAGAAACAGTAACAAAAACATTGCATGTAGAGCATAATTGCAACAAGATAGGGAGTTGATTTTGGTAAGCCGAATTTTATATACCctataggaaaatatttcaaattaaccttattattttttcggaACATGTAACTCTCGGATTTAAATAGATTCATATCTCAAactgattttaataatattattctaTCACCTGTTGATATCAACTCCTGGTAAAGTTTACAATACCCTCTGATACCCTATATCAAAGCAAAGAAGCTTCGTCACAGTCGACGGACGTTGTCATAATGGGTGGGATGATGGAAAGGATGGATCGAGAAGGCGCTAGGTGTAAGCTGATAAGCAGGAGGATGGGCCACGAGGGGCACGGGGAGGAAACCCAGTAACGGGAGTGCGTTCAATGGAAATGATTATACATGGGGTGCGCAAAAAGCATAACAAAACAATACGATCCGAATGCGTCATTGCGTTTTCGGCATACAGTCTAACCATCCTATGAGTGGCTATCATATGGCAAATCTAAAAAACTCTTTAGTTAAGCTATCTGTTCGAGGgaattttaaaagttcttaTGAAGACCCTATTTTTGTTAtcataattttgattttagtgCTCTTGAACGTACagaattattgttaaattcagaagtacaaaattaattgtcaattaatttaataataattccaTTTTCGTAATGTTAGACtattaaaaacctttaaattaCGTCTCGCCTAATCTTAAGTGACCTTAAAACTGTCTTGGGAACATAATAATCTTTATGTtagcaaatttgttttataatttactgGACAATTGCTTTTAGCAGATGGaacttataaaaatcaacgatTTTGTATGAATTTCATAAAGTTTAACTTGTGCAATAGAATACCAAGAACTTATTTAAGACTTCCTAgttaatttttggaattttcccAATGCTAACCTTTCAataggaaatctttaaaatattcagagaaatatttatgcatttttaaattaataagatTCTTATTAAAACCAAATTCCAAAAAGCGTAGGATTTAGCCAGGCTAGACTGTATTTCAGTGGAAATGCCTGTGGCTGCTGGAAATATTTCCATCCAGTTGCCAACGCACAATTGCGAGCGGACTCCTTTTTTCAGTTAGCtggaaaattagattatcCTCGGCGCGGTCACAAAAGGATGATGATGGACGAGGATGCCCGAGGAGAGGAGAGGGTCCAGAAACGGGTATGTGTATGGTATACCATATACTGTGTCATCCTAACTGCGGAGTGGAATTCCGTGAAATCCCAATTCAAGTGAGTGGAAGCACTGGAAGAGGAGCGGGGAGAAGGAGGAagagaggaggagcagcagctgaaGACACAGTTCGCCGGAACTGGCTATAAAGCAGAAAGAGAGGAGCGGAGGAGGGGGCAAGGAGAGGATTCCGATTCCAATTCCGACAGGCAACacaagaagaagaggaagaagcAGCCCAAAGCGAGACTCAAAAAACCAGACGCATGCCCTTTGTGCCCCTGTGTGCGTGAACCTCTCTCTCCTAGTCTTCCTTGTATAGGTGTGTGTGAGGAGTTCTTAAGTGGAGAACACacagtttatattttgtttttggggggcacatccagcaacaacaatcacaacaacaacaaacgaaGCGCTCTTCCCAGAAATCGCCTCCAATTTGATTTGGCCAAATGGGGAACGGGAATGGGAATAGCAACGGAATTCGCGGAAAAGCTCAACGCTCTATTGATAGTCAAAGGAAATCGTTTTTGGGGAAAGGTATAAGCTTATATAGCAAGCATAAATATgccaaatacacacacacacgcgagtGAACCAAAGAGAATGCAAAGTAAAGTGCAGCAGGTGAGCAAACGTGTGTGCATGTGCATGTGTATGGGTGAGAATCTGTTTGTACATTCTTTTTCcatggcttttgtttttgtttttggcccaAACCAAAGCCTGGCTGttggagcaacaacaacacagacacacaaacacacgcacacactgaAAGCTTGCTGTGGTATTGGTGGCATCTGCAGAAGCCTTTTGCGCACTCATCACATTTTCGTGGAAATCGAACCGCCAAAGGAGCTCTGCGAAAGGTGTGTACTTCGTGTGTAAAGAAGATCCCTGGTGATTTTCTCGATTATCCAATTTTCGCCAGGTTTTTccgattgcaattgcaatcgcAGTTGTGTGTTGTtgccaatccaatccaatttcCACTGCCATTTTTACCTTGTAGAAGCGATGCCATTCCGCCTGTTTTTCCTTGTACTCCGCCTCGATTTGCAGCCGCGCAAACTCGCTCCAACTCGATTTCTGCTCGCTCATTGTGCACACTTGGCTGCGGTTTTGTTGcgatttaataacttttaatttggTTGGTTATCAGGCGGctggttaattttttttctggaaaACTTCTAGAGTGACcaggcggcggaggagcacTTGCACCGACCTGTCAGCACTAGCGCGTTCTGGCACGTACAAAAATACCGTGTTCACACTGAACGCCAAATATACGCACTTACAAAAAATACCGTGCTTACACTTAACgcaaaatatggaaaaatatggatatgt
It contains:
- the Ptp61F gene encoding tyrosine-protein phosphatase non-receptor type 61F isoform X1, with the translated sequence MSEQKSSWSEFARLQIEAEYKEKQAEWHRFYKEICERCDREAKEKQFSTSESERHTNRGLNRYRDVNPYDHSRIVLERGSVDYINANLVKLERAERQYILTQGPLVDTVGHFWLMVWEQKSKAILMLNKLMEKKQIKCHLYWPNEMGADKALKLPNVKLTVELVKCETYQNFVRRWFKLTDLETQQSREVMQFHYTTWPDFGIPSSPNAFLKFLQQVRDSDCLSRDVGPAVVHCSAGIGRSGTFCLVDCCLVLIDKYGECNVSKVLCELRSYRMGLIQTADQLDFSYQAIIEGIKKLHDPAFLDAEEPIIANDTDTHTLDEQPPPLPPRVASLNLPLAPNSGGILSLNMRAAQANGGAAADSVIEKLSKDALNNFINQHDMIHDAEVADSRPLPPIPVRSLNESDSDEDYLLDDDDEEEDDSDEEYETINEHDAEPVNGHVPLTTTTTQPHDDDVNANSEKPAAPADEQHKANGIDPIPGQLPASPENELKRRKRTEYQASLEQKVNDIKRKQRENEDSQLAAKKRRSLLTYIAAGVVVGVICAYAYTKLG
- the Ptp61F gene encoding tyrosine-protein phosphatase non-receptor type 61F isoform X2, which produces MSEQKSSWSEFARLQIEAEYKEKQAEWHRFYKEICERCDREAKEKQFSTSESERHTNRGLNRYRDVNPYDHSRIVLERGSVDYINANLVKLERAERQYILTQGPLVDTVGHFWLMVWEQKSKAILMLNKLMEKKQIKCHLYWPNEMGADKALKLPNVKLTVELVKCETYQNFVRRWFKLTDLETQQSREVMQFHYTTWPDFGIPSSPNAFLKFLQQVRDSDCLSRDVGPAVVHCSAGIGRSGTFCLVDCCLVLIDKYGECNVSKVLCELRSYRMGLIQTADQLDFSYQAIIEGIKKLHDPAFLDAEEPIIANDTDTHTLDEQPPPLPPRVASLNLPLAPNSGGILSLNMRAAQANGGAAADSVIEKLSKDALNNFINQHDMIHDAEVADSRPLPPIPVRSLNESDSDEDYLLDDDDEEEDDSDEEYETINEHDAEPVNGHVPLTTTTTQPHDDDVNANSEKPAAPADEQHKANGIDPIPGQLPASPENELKRRKRTEYQASLEQKVNDIKRKQRENEDSQLAAKKRRRENRHKKSKTK